One Prinia subflava isolate CZ2003 ecotype Zambia chromosome 8, Cam_Psub_1.2, whole genome shotgun sequence DNA window includes the following coding sequences:
- the ALKBH4 gene encoding alpha-ketoglutarate-dependent dioxygenase alkB homolog 4: MQAAGGGGGPGCGCKGIRSCLLCEGPAPAAPPPQGEDNFTYCPATGLAKGNEHSEFAGWAFPFPGVFLVEEFISEDEECEIVELMDQDDWKPSQSGRKKQDYGPKVNFKKQRLKAGSFTGLPSFSRKIVAQMKACAVLSGFLPVEQCNLDYRPERGSAIDPHFDDWWLWGERLVSLNLLSKTVLSMSCDSEDTIQLFPVSSNEELSHPASFMCRSSGEEGTRCCLSPRLVPRREVSVSILLPQRSLLVLQGDARYKWKHGIHRRHIEHRRVCITFRELSAEFSAGGRHEELGKELLQIALSFQGRPV, encoded by the exons ATGcaggcggcgggcggcggcggaggaCCGGGCTGCGGCTGCAAGGGGATCcgctcctgcctgctctgcgAGGGGCCCGCGCCGGCCGCTCCGCCCCCGCAG GGAGAAGATAATTTCACTTACTGTCCAGCAACAGGCCTAGCTAAAGGAAATGAGCACTCGGAATTTGCTGGCTGGGCATTTCCCTTTCCAGGGGTGTTCCTGGTGGAGGAGTTCATTAGTGAAGATGAAGAGTGTGAGATAGTGGAACTGATGGATCAAGATGACTGGAAACCATCACAGTCTGGCCGAAAGAAACAG GACTATGGGCCTAAAGTGAACTTCAAGAAACAAAGGCTGAAAGCTGGCAGCTTTACTGGTTTGCCAAGTTTCAGCAGGAAGATCGTGGCCCAGATGAaggcctgtgctgtgctcagtggTTTCTTACCTGTGGAGCAGTGTAACCTGGACTACAGACCAGAGAGAGGCTCTGCCATCGACCCCCACTTTGATGACTGGTGGCTCTGGGGGGAGCGCCTGGTCAGCCTGAACCTGCTCTCAAAAACTGTGCTCTCCATGTCCTGCGATTCAGAGGACACCATCCAATTATTCCCCGTTTCCAGTAACGAGGAATTAAGTCACCCTGCATCCTTTATGTGCAGAAGTTCAGGAGAAGAGGGGACCAGGTGCTGTTTGTCCCCGAGGCTGGTTCCGAGGAGGGAAGTGAGTGTGTCCATCCTGCTGCCGCAGAGGtcgctgctggtgctgcagggggaTGCCCGGTACAAGTGGAAGCACGGCATCCACCGCAGGCACATCGAGCACCGCCGCGTCTGCATCACCTTCAGGGAGCTCTCTGCCGAGTTCAGCGCCGGGGGCAGGCACGAGGAACTGGGCAAGGAACTGCTGCAAATTGCTCTTTCCTTTCAAGGGAGACCCGTGTGA